A DNA window from Actinomycetota bacterium contains the following coding sequences:
- a CDS encoding ABC transporter permease: MNSAVSPNGRRGLWVFFGLLVAFLYAPIVILVVFSFNDRVFVSFPWQGFTLRWYREFLDNDVMVSALRTSGYVALITSIATVALAIPASIVLVRRRFFAKGLVSGVLFAPLVIPLIVFGLALLILFNTLGVPLSPLTIVAGHVVVALPFAILTLVPRLERIPAFLEEASRDLGATAVTAFRTITFPLLAPAILSSFLISFTISFDEIVVASFVAGDQPTFPIYLYSQLRLPRRLPQVIAVAVVVLVVSVIVIVGSEVGRRIADRRLEEQVAGAEGAGA; the protein is encoded by the coding sequence GTGAACTCCGCCGTCTCGCCGAACGGACGACGCGGCCTATGGGTCTTCTTCGGGCTGCTCGTCGCGTTCCTGTACGCGCCGATCGTGATCCTCGTCGTGTTCTCGTTCAACGACCGGGTCTTCGTCTCGTTCCCATGGCAGGGGTTCACCCTCCGGTGGTACCGGGAGTTCCTGGACAACGACGTGATGGTCTCGGCGCTCCGGACGAGCGGGTACGTGGCGCTCATCACGTCGATCGCCACCGTGGCGCTCGCCATTCCCGCGTCGATCGTGTTGGTCCGCCGCCGCTTCTTCGCCAAGGGGCTCGTGTCGGGCGTGCTGTTCGCGCCGCTGGTGATCCCGTTGATCGTGTTCGGTCTCGCCTTGCTCATCCTGTTCAACACGCTCGGCGTGCCGCTGTCGCCGCTCACCATCGTCGCCGGGCACGTCGTCGTGGCGCTGCCGTTCGCCATCCTGACGCTCGTGCCACGGCTCGAGCGGATCCCCGCGTTCCTGGAGGAGGCCTCGCGCGACCTGGGCGCGACGGCGGTCACCGCGTTCCGGACGATCACGTTTCCGTTGCTGGCGCCGGCGATCCTGTCGTCGTTCCTGATCAGCTTCACGATCTCGTTCGATGAGATCGTCGTCGCGTCGTTCGTCGCGGGCGACCAGCCGACGTTTCCGATCTACCTGTACTCGCAGCTGCGGCTGCCGCGGCGGTTGCCACAGGTCATCGCCGTCGCCGTCGTCGTGCTGGTCGTCTCGGTCATTGTGATCGTGGGCTCGGAGGTCGGTCGCCGGATCGCGGACCGCCGGCTCGAGGAACAGGTTGCCGGAGCGGAAGGAGCCGGGGCATGA
- a CDS encoding ABC transporter permease has product MATQAAVDAASPPIQRGTRYQRALGTLALVSPSVGYLVLFFLIPVLTVAAYSIGLLTLTSRDAYLSVQPWRDFLFGSIYLGVFWRSIEMALVVSVISVVLAYPVAYVLALVAGSRKYTLLLVIIAPFLTSYLLRVLAWRVILQEQGVVNSFLRTVGVIGSGESIPWLFNSRFAVYLVLAYAWVPFVALPIFVALESLDHALLEASSDLGASRWRTFRTVTFPLSMPGVIAAFVFVFIPTIGEFVTPSLVGGVNNFMFGNAIQGAFLLGRDWQFGSAMAVFLVAVVALLFVLFGRFLNPQTVAE; this is encoded by the coding sequence GTGGCGACGCAAGCGGCGGTCGACGCGGCGAGCCCGCCGATCCAACGCGGGACGCGATATCAGCGCGCGCTCGGCACGCTCGCGCTCGTGTCGCCGTCGGTCGGATACCTCGTCCTGTTCTTCCTGATCCCCGTTCTCACCGTGGCGGCGTACAGCATCGGGCTGCTGACGTTGACGTCGCGGGATGCGTATCTGTCCGTTCAGCCGTGGCGCGACTTCCTGTTCGGCTCGATCTATCTCGGCGTGTTCTGGAGGTCGATCGAGATGGCCCTGGTCGTCTCGGTGATCTCGGTCGTTCTCGCCTACCCGGTGGCATACGTGCTGGCGCTCGTGGCGGGCTCGCGCAAGTACACGCTCCTCCTGGTGATCATCGCGCCATTCCTGACGAGCTACCTGCTCCGGGTCCTCGCGTGGCGCGTGATCCTCCAGGAGCAGGGCGTGGTGAACTCGTTCCTGCGCACGGTCGGCGTCATCGGAAGCGGCGAATCGATCCCCTGGCTGTTCAACAGCCGGTTCGCCGTCTACCTGGTCCTCGCCTACGCGTGGGTTCCGTTCGTTGCGCTACCGATCTTCGTGGCGCTCGAGAGCCTCGACCACGCCCTGCTCGAAGCGTCGAGCGACCTCGGCGCGAGCCGGTGGCGGACGTTTCGAACGGTTACGTTCCCGCTGTCGATGCCCGGAGTCATCGCCGCGTTCGTGTTCGTGTTCATCCCGACGATCGGCGAGTTCGTCACGCCGTCGCTCGTCGGCGGCGTCAACAACTTCATGTTCGGCAACGCGATCCAGGGCGCGTTCCTGCTGGGGCGGGATTGGCAGTTCGGGTCCGCGATGGCCGTGTTCCTGGTCGCGGTAGTGGCGCTGCTGTTCGTACTGTTCGGGCGGTTCCTCAACCCGCAGACGGTGGCCGAGTGA
- a CDS encoding serine hydrolase domain-containing protein, which yields MSAGATDARTTVGLAGDPDRVARIASVGKIFVGMAAMVAVEEGTIALDEPAGPEGSTVRHLLAHASGLAFDGDQVLSPPGRRRIYSNTGIEVFADHLARRTGMAFEEYLRAGVLQPLAMQQTELRGSPAHEVWSSVGDLMSFARELLSPTLVAQKTLGEATRPQFAELAGVLPEVGRFDPNPWGLTFEIRDDKRPHWTGAQNSPGTFGHFGGSGAFLWVDPAAGIGAAAMADREFGPWALDAWPPFSDAVLERSAVRRG from the coding sequence GTGTCGGCGGGAGCGACGGACGCACGTACCACGGTCGGCCTTGCGGGCGATCCCGATCGAGTCGCGCGCATCGCGTCCGTCGGAAAGATCTTCGTGGGGATGGCGGCGATGGTCGCGGTCGAGGAAGGCACCATCGCGCTGGACGAGCCGGCAGGGCCAGAAGGCTCGACCGTTCGGCACCTGCTCGCACATGCGTCGGGGCTTGCGTTCGACGGTGACCAGGTGCTTTCTCCGCCGGGGCGGCGCCGGATCTACTCGAACACCGGCATCGAGGTGTTCGCCGACCACCTCGCGAGGCGTACGGGGATGGCGTTCGAGGAGTACCTCCGCGCAGGAGTGCTCCAACCGCTCGCGATGCAGCAGACGGAGCTGCGCGGCTCACCGGCACACGAGGTCTGGAGCAGTGTCGGAGACCTGATGTCCTTCGCGCGCGAGCTTCTTTCGCCCACGCTCGTCGCGCAGAAAACCCTCGGCGAAGCGACGCGCCCGCAATTCGCGGAGCTCGCGGGTGTCCTCCCTGAGGTCGGGCGGTTCGACCCGAACCCGTGGGGGCTCACCTTCGAGATCCGCGACGACAAACGACCGCACTGGACGGGGGCGCAGAACTCGCCGGGGACGTTCGGGCACTTCGGTGGTTCGGGCGCCTTCCTGTGGGTCGATCCCGCCGCCGGAATCGGCGCCGCCGCGATGGCCGACCGGGAGTTCGGGCCCTGGGCGCTCGACGCGTGGCCCCCCTTCTCCGACGCGGTGCTCGAACGGTCCGCGGTGCGGCGCGGGTAA
- a CDS encoding ABC transporter ATP-binding protein: protein MSEARVAIALEDVRKSFGDVEAVRGVSLDIREGEFLTFLGPSGCGKTTTLRMIAGFEEPDSGRLFLRGRDVVGVPPNRREVNMVFQQYALFPHMTVEDNVGYGLKLKKVPKADRRERVRTILEAVRLDGYQKRRPRQLSGGQQQRVALARALVNEPAALLLDEPLGALDVKLRKQMQLELKLIQNELGTTFVYVTHDQEEALLMSDRIAVMNQGLVEQIGSPREIYERPATPFVADFVGVLNAMEIRVDEVRDGAAVMRRGDGERIVVPTPLGASVGERLTAAVRPERVRIESRGAGDDGLGSRLHGNVVLVVYLGTLTQYHVDTSLGTRLIAHRLSNDLAADVREGEHVVLAWEPNDASILAPSSDRSVEFETVQPRPSAAAGN, encoded by the coding sequence ATGAGCGAGGCGCGTGTCGCCATCGCGCTCGAGGACGTTCGGAAGTCGTTCGGCGACGTGGAGGCCGTGCGCGGGGTATCGCTCGACATCCGCGAAGGCGAGTTCCTCACCTTCCTCGGGCCATCGGGGTGCGGAAAGACGACGACGCTCCGGATGATCGCGGGATTCGAGGAGCCCGACTCGGGACGACTCTTTCTACGGGGGCGCGACGTCGTCGGCGTGCCGCCGAACCGGCGCGAGGTCAACATGGTCTTCCAGCAGTACGCGTTGTTCCCGCACATGACGGTGGAGGACAACGTGGGGTACGGGCTCAAGCTGAAGAAGGTGCCGAAGGCCGACCGGCGCGAACGCGTTCGCACGATCCTCGAGGCCGTTCGACTGGACGGGTATCAGAAGCGGCGGCCGCGCCAGCTATCCGGTGGGCAGCAACAGCGCGTGGCGCTCGCCAGGGCGCTCGTGAACGAGCCCGCGGCGCTCCTGCTCGACGAGCCGCTCGGCGCGCTCGACGTGAAGCTCCGCAAGCAGATGCAGCTCGAGCTGAAACTGATCCAGAACGAGCTCGGAACGACGTTCGTGTACGTGACGCACGACCAGGAAGAGGCCCTTCTTATGTCGGACCGCATCGCGGTGATGAACCAGGGTCTGGTGGAGCAGATCGGGTCGCCGAGGGAGATCTACGAGCGGCCGGCGACGCCGTTCGTCGCCGACTTCGTCGGTGTGCTGAACGCGATGGAGATCAGAGTCGACGAGGTGCGGGACGGAGCCGCCGTCATGCGGCGTGGCGACGGCGAGCGGATCGTGGTTCCCACCCCGCTTGGGGCATCGGTCGGCGAACGACTCACCGCGGCGGTCCGGCCGGAGCGGGTCCGCATCGAGTCGCGGGGCGCCGGGGACGACGGGCTCGGCTCGCGCCTTCACGGCAACGTCGTGCTCGTGGTGTATCTCGGGACGCTGACGCAGTACCACGTCGATACCTCACTCGGGACCCGACTGATCGCACACCGCCTGTCGAACGATCTCGCCGCCGACGTACGGGAGGGTGAGCACGTGGTGCTCGCTTGGGAACCGAACGACGCATCAATCCTCGCCCCTTCGTCGGACCGTTCGGTCGAGTTCGAGACGGTGCAGCCTCGTCCATCCGCCGCGGCCGGGAACTGA